Part of the Salminus brasiliensis chromosome 2, fSalBra1.hap2, whole genome shotgun sequence genome, CTACCTATGGAAAAACATCACTGAGGAAAAATGTTATAATATTctttcaaagaagaaaaagaaaaacattgatCCTGAAACGCAGATAAGGTAGACTAATCGCTGCAGTCTTAGTGGAAAGTATGTGTCTCATCTAACATGTGTCTATCTGGAGAATCCATTTTTGGCATATTCTCTTTCTTACACCTGGGAATGAGTGACAGCTTGGTTTGCTCTGTGGTCACCCCCTCCCAGCCCACGTTCCCCTTCAGTGTACTTTCTCTGCTTCTCACACATAAAGTCTTGCAAGCAACCTGCTATGTTGAATTTGGCAGGTCCATCTGTCCATGAACACTAATGCAGTGATATTGGCCATACCGTACATGTACCAATCCGCTTGATTCATGTCAGAAAAGCAGTAGCTACTTGAGTTTCACGAGTCTCCTGTTAGGAAAAGAAAAGTGAAATACTACACTATTACTCTATTGAACAAAGTGTTTATTGAAAGAGAGCGCTGCTTTGAAGAcagaagggagaaagagagagagagaaagagagagagagcatgaaaagCAGAAGAGTAGGGAGGGAGAGATCCACGAAGTAGTCAGTTTTTCCAATTATTAGCCTGACCTAGAAATTCTAAGCCATATTTGTAACATCTAAGCAAGCACGCTCATCTTAGATGGTCTGCTGTTTAAAGATGGGAAACAGGATGCTGGGAGGAGTATCAAGAAGATACATCAAGATTTAGAAGATGTATGCGTGAGGGGAGGGTATGCTTTGGGATCTGCTCAAGACAACAAACCTGAGCTCTTTAATAAAAGGGCCTCCAGATTTTGAGATCCTTGAATTGATATTATTTCCTTCCATGGTCCTACATTCAATGGAACAACTACGAGCAACAACTCTAGATATGCATCTTCTTTTGAAAAGCACAAAgaggcaaaatgtaaaaaattccATTAATGTAGAAATGAAGGGTgactttttctttattgttgtcAACAGCTCTGTTCATGACGAAGCACTGAGTGCTTCTTTTTCCAGCCTAGTTTGCCGTGATCTTGGAAGCGGCCACAGAAAGGAAGAGGAAACGTGTAAACAGCAaatcacccacccactcacagaTTCGGCTCTTGTCCCAGAGCAGCAGGAGATTATGGGGGATTACAGGATGATTAGGATGCCCCCCTTGCCCCCCTTCCTTTTCCTAGCCATGCACTGGACTTGAGCAGAATGCACCAAGCACTACATAAAGACCTCCTGTGTGCATCTCTTTGCTGTGAAAAAGGGGGAAGGTGTCATTTTCCCTGCTACACTCTGACTGTGCTTGAGTCATGGGGCGGTGAAGGGGGGAATTGAACAAAGAAGCGTCTCATCAAAGCCTGAGCCGTGGGTCCGCCAAGATGGGTAGCATAAGCCAGTGAAAACACCCAGACTTGGATTTTGTCCCCACTGTGTCGAAAGTCGTAATTGACAGTTAGTAGTCTCCATAAACTGAGCCACTAAACATGAAGCACTTGCTAAAGACTTTATAACCTCCTAACGATGGTATTATTGGTTTGTTTGGTTGTCTCCGTATCTTTAGGACATGGTCCAATGCATTTGATCTACAATTGCCCCAAAGCCCTGGTTTCAAATTGCATAACGAATTTTGACAAAAAGATGTGCTTTCTTTTTTGGTGGGGGGAAGGGGGGAAGGCTTTGGCCTATAAAGTTTTTGCAATGCCAATGATAAAGAGGTAGTTTCCAGGTCTATAGCAGTTTTGTGGTCCCAGATGCACCCTAAACTCGCTGACACTCCACAGGCAGTGTACCCGTGCCTGGTCCAAGAATCCAGTGTTTTTTATTAACCGCAGCGAGGTAGTAAAAGTCAGCTCCTAACTGTGCCACTCTGGAAGAGGAATGGAGATGCCTTCGTCCAAGAGCCTCTTAGAACGGCACAGGCCGTGCGTAGTGCCCAGTCAGCAACGTCCCCGGCTACTGCATGTGATCACAGCCCACCCTTGGCCACCAGTAGCTGAGATTTGGCTCAGAGAGGAGCTTGACCCTGAAACAGGTTCAGTGGAGTAATGGTATGAAATATTTTGGCAGTGGTGCGCAGGCAACGAGCAGCAACTTTCAGAAGCCAACAATGGTTCTTCTACGTCTGCTGCCCAACAGCACCACCAATCTGAAAGACTGCAAGTTTGCAAAAAGCTTTCTCCAAAGTCAGGAAATGAATAGTGCCTTCTATTCTTTTGGATCTTTTGAACACTTTTGGAGCTGCCGGCTTATACAGGATAATCAAGCAGCTTGGAAAATAACACAATCTGCCTAGGACTGTCCGGGTGGCCAAGCAGATTCCCTGACTGACTGATACAGCAATTACAATGAATCAGCACACCAAAGTCCATACAGCACAACTGCACAAGAAAGTGAGCTTCCATCGGTAGAAACAGTATCTTCGCCAAGTGAGCCACTCAAAAAGTGGTGAATTTTTTGGAGTGGTAAAAGTGCATTGCAATTCATGATCATTTCGGTCCGTCGACAATTGGGGAGGAAAGCCGCCGTTATATCAGAAACCAATGTATATATAGAGAACTAATTTAAACAAGCGAGTGAAATTACAAGTAGCTGTCTATGAGTTCTTGTAACTGACATTAAGTTACCCATCTCTTTCTACTAACTCTTCAGCAACTCATTTTTACTACAGAGCTTCAACTGCTTCAGCTTGACTGTCTTAGAAACCCTCTAGAATCCTCTCAAACaaatcaaatgtaaaaaaaaagagagagatgtttAGTCAGACACATACAAAAGGATATGACTAATCAGCCTTACATGTCAGCATGcaaatacaagaaaaatatCAAAACAAATCCATTCAATAATATTGTCTGTCATTACCTCAATTGACTGTGATTATAAGCATAAGGAGTCTTTTCTCAGTTTTGCTCCTGATGCTGCAACAATGGCCCATTGTTTACAGGCATTACAACAGTGATCCCTTGAAATGCAATCCCAAAAACCTCAGAGACCAATTTTACCTCATTATAATCGCACTGGAAGAGTTGCTTGTAATGGTTGTTGTACATGTCAGGGCATGCActgatttttctcttctctctgcttGGGTGGTAGAATTGTGTGACTTACTTCGAGGAAAACAGCGGATGTTAATTTGGGAGACTTCCGATATGTTTGGAAAGTCATCCAGAAAGCAAATCTGCTGGCTCCTAAAAACCTGTCTGCATGCGTAATCACAGACTTGGGCTTGAAACATCTCTTCCTTTTACAGCGCAGAACACAAAGAGCATTTGTTCAGCAAGGACAGATTGCTGAATTCTTTgcactttttttatacatatgcaTTTGGAATCCACAGCTATGTATATGTGCAATTACATATCTGCATCATTGTGTATGGAAATAAATACTTGACATCATATGTATGTGTAAAACCAATTATTCACCATATACTGTATCTAGGACCAGTTGCCCTATTCAAATATCAACAGTATGTGGTCATTAAAAACCTACTGCAAATGAATGCACAGTGGCCATGCTTCTCATCTATGAGGTCTCATTTGTCATctgccaaaaaaaacatttccattcatttatttaatgattCACTCGTCTTTGGGCACCCCCTCCGGACTCAAAGCAGTGCACCCAAGGGCCCTTCGGTCTGCGGGGATGCATCTGTTCACGAATGAGAGCACCTCTCTTTCCAAAACACTGTTGTCAGTATACAGCAAGTGCAGAGCAGAAGTTAATGCACTTTGTCAGCGCTGGCAGTCCAGTGAGCCAAGAGCTATTAACTCTGAAAGGGAAAGGCATTTCCTCCTTGTAAATGccatattaaattattattattttatttggtaaCAGGGAAAAGCCTAGCAGGGCTATATTGCTCTAGGTGTGCGGGGAATTGTAAGTGGATAGTGGGATATTTTATAAAGGCCACCGGGAGGGGGGTCGATGTGGTGGAGGTAGGGGGAGGACTAGGCAAGTACACCAAGTCACTGTGATGCTTCAAGGAGCCGTTATACATTAATCCCTAAGTGACTGTGAGATTTGATAGTTTAGGAGGTCAATACATAAGACAATTCATATTCCTTTAAaggattttggaacattgtAAACTGTGGTCCATGACAAATTAGCACAAGGACCACACTCATCCCATACAGTCACTGCATGTATTACATACAGCCTGCACAAAACAATACAGGCCTGCAACTGGAAACTTCTGAACACTTGCAAATATTCACTCTCCATTATGGTTTTTTGGAAATGTGTTGCAAGGCAATTGAATTGCCACACGGTGTTTCTTCTCGAGTCAGCGGTTAGCGAGGTTGCCAGGTGCAGTCTGTAGTGCAGCACTGTTTCCTCTGCAGACTGAGCGAGCTCCTCCGGGGGCCTGCATTTGGCTTACCCAACATGGAGACTCAGTAAAAGATATCAGGTCGGAAACGGAAGAACGTGATATTCTCAACATTCGGGTGACTGTGACCTTTTTACGGGCTAGTGGCTGCCAAAAAAGTCTGCTCCTGCAAAGTGATACCTTGTAAATTTCACACTAGAGAAATCCGTGTCATTAACGCTGTCTGTATATCGGAATAATAAGAGCTATGGTCTGGCTGCTATATCGAGCCATTATAGCACCCATGAACTGGACGCTTGCCATGGTTCACTACTGAAAGGTTCAGAGAAATGCAGCAATTGTTCTCCTATAGTTGGTACAATTCCAGAATTAAAATTGATAAGGTGCATGACCTCACTACTAAAGCAGGATCACCCTTTCAAATTAATATGAGCATACCATTAAGATTACCAGGGGTGTGTCTTTTTATGGTTCTATGTTGAACTGCTCAAGGGGATTAAAGGAGATTCTatgttccccccccccccccccattttgtCCAACAGGCAAGCCAACAGGTTATGGCCCCCCATCACGGCGGACACATAATCGTGGTATTGTGGATGAATGCTGCTTCCAGAGCTGTGAGCTGCGACGTCTAGAGATGTACTGCGCACCAGTCAAATCTGGTAAAACGCCACGATCTCTACGAGCGCAACGACACACAGACGTCCCAAAAACGCCAAAGGTGAGCTTCATTTCATAAACACATTACATTACGTTCAATGCTTATGTTCAACTTTTTAAAGATTTCTTACTGTAAAGATAATATGAAGCTTGATGTCTGACCACTAGCTAGTTGAAACAATTTTGCAGTGAACAGTATTAGAGAATGAATGCAAAATCTAATGCAACACAGTTAAACTACAATTAAAATTGTTGCTTGTTAAAAGTAGGAAAGTAACTGTAAAAGGCCCTGTATTCATCCATTCTTGGTAAAATTCACTAAAATGACCGCAGCATTAGTGATTTTTTACTTCTAGGTCATTTGAATAGTTAAATCATATATAGAAAATTGACAATTATATCAATTCTAAGGAAAAACGTTTTTCTTTAGCATTGACAAGCTCATCGTGCTAACATGGTCAATCCTAAGtgttttagttttctttttctttggatTAAAGCAGCACTGTAGCTTgtcatgctaacatgctaagaCAACCCCCAGCTCCCAAAAATCTACAAATGTAAAAGAAACTGTTAATGAAAGCCAATAGCTTCTCATACTAACCTGTTCTGATCAACCTGATCTAATTGATCCTGTTCATGATTCCAAACTCTGGCAACTTTCTTCTTCTGCAGAAACCTGTATCTGGCCATAGCCACCCATCTTGTAAGGTAGGCCATCCCTTATGAGAGAAAGGTGTGATCCACAGTTCACAGAATAGTTGAATTGGGcaaaaatgcaaacaaatgAATGGCAGCTAAATGAGAACCATGTTAATTGGCTGCTATGAACCTGTATCCTGCAATTTCTGTGTTAGCATCCATGGCTCGTTTGACTATTCCTTGAAGCATGTATCGTTTTATCTGCGTTATCATTACCTGAGGCATGCCCTGCATGACTGTGACATTGCAAAACTGAATCTCTATCACTAGGGAACTGAATGTCCAACAACTAAGCTCACCTCAAGCTTGGAAGGATGCCACTAGAACATTCTGCTGCAAGGACACGCTGtatcccttgctctctctgtctctccctcaaCCCAAATGGGTGTCATCCATTTAAGTGTTTCCCCCAGTTCTTTTTACAGCCCCACTTTAAAAAGAAAACCATTAGCAGGAGAACTGGCTAAGTGGTTTTCGTGGTAGACCTGCAAGCACTCTCTTGTGGGCTCTGTCTTGCTCCCACATGTCATGCGCTAGAAGCTCGGTCTCATGTCACCTCCGATATCTGCACCCCGGCTTGAGAAGCAGAGGCTCACATGCCGCCTTACTCTTCCTCACTAGATTTTGGGCCTCGGCTTAGTCTGCGTGAATTATGCATATTAATCTTCCAGTGGCAAAGAAATTGCATGTGCTGCTTTGACAGCAAAGGAGGTTTTATTTCCTGCGCATAAGGAAATAACACTCCGTTCGCTGAACAGCTGTGTTGTTACAGGCACAGACAGCCAAGTTTCAACCCAAAGCTGTTTTCCTGTTCTTTGTCTGCCTCCTTGATTTGTGTCTGCaacacctctccctctcttactcTCTACCGCTCACAATCTCTCCTATcctttttcaggaagttcatCAGAAGAACTCAAGCCGAGGGAACACTGGGGGAAGGAACTTCAGAATGTAAAGGGGGCGGCAACGGGAATGGCAGAGAAAGACAAGTGGAACTAATGGACATAGCAAAGCAGAGATGAGAGCAAGAGTGTGGCTTACCTGGCCATCCAGGAGAATGGGTCACtccaacagcaaaaaaaaaaacaaacaaacaaaaaaaaaggataagCTCTATGTACCAAAACAAAATCTCCTGTGACTAAAGAGCAAATTTGACTATTTTATACATTGCATCATTCCATACTGGGGAGGGACAACCAAGTAATCTGTTGAAACAAAAGTAGctgctaattagctgttaaaaAGTTAAATAGCTGTTCTGAAACGTCTGTTGTGAACTGTTACATGTCATGGTTGTGGGTAACTTCTAACAAGAGAGCTGCTGGATAGTTTGACCAAATTGGTTTAATGGTACCACTTTGTGACCATCTGATCACAGGATGGCCACTGGGTTTGAGCCAGTGGGTCACTGGGGGAGAGGTGAAAGCTTTCTGGGCAAAGGTTTTGCAGAACATTTTCCATGAaggtctctctgtctcacacacagaaGCCTTCTCAACTTACTTCCTGTGTAAAAGGCATTTCAGCCAGAACCATTTCTGATCAAGCTTGTCGCCCATTACTCCTTTAATAAAGTGATTCTGTCTGTGTAAGCCATTAAGATTACTAGATTAATGATGAATACCTTTGGCTTAAGCAAGCCACAGCTTGACCAGAATCACTGGATAACAGTCTAAACAGTATATTGTTGATACAGATGGTACGCTCGCTGGACACATAGCCTGGCTATGGACTATAGCCACTTCATTTATCTTATTAGCTTAAAAAagaattattatttgttttgctAAAAGATGCATCAGACTGCACGAATGAAACAAACATGGACAGTTTGACAGACGTTTATGCTAAAGTAACCACATAcattagagaaagaaaaagataagAATATACCATTGTGCAAGAGTATTTCCATTAAAGGCTTTCAGGATTGTACAGTAGGGTGCAAACTTGTACTTTATACTTGTGTAAGTATAAAAAACTGTAAGTATACAGCAGTTGGTTTAGCATAGTGTGTAACATTGATCTTCCCTAcggcagactggggttcaattccccggCCAgccaagcacaccacactacaccaataagagtcctcaGGCAAGACTCCCAAAGTAGTTCTGAATAAGAGTCAGTCAAATGCCATCATGCAAATGTAGGTATATGACCAGTTCCCACAAGAGCATTACTACACCCTGCTCCATAAACAGCTCTGTTCCTGATGTACTGGCTAACACGTAAATCAGTATACAGGCTTGTTCCATTTGTTGGGATGAACCAGGCTGCACAGGAGGACCTTCCAAACATGGACTCTGTTTAGCCGCAGTCAGAGATTTTTTACAAGTACAACGGACTTCACCGAGGAACTGGGAATGCAGCATAGACGTTTGCACAGCCTCTGCTTTGCGATTCCTCTCCTTCACCTGAGATCACCTCTCATTGATCGCACTGTCCTCTCTGTAACTGTGTAATCAACCAATATTCCTATTTATGTTAACCATCACATTCTTTTTTCCTGTCATTATACATGATGGCATCATATAACAGAACCATATAACAACTCTGCCCACTGTATAATGGTGCTATTTTGTAGTAACTTGCAAGGGTTTGGCTAAAAGCAGAACTCGGGAGAGggaagggaaggggggggggtgttgggagTTTAAACTGAAGGTTGATGGGCATCCCTTTTGCACAGCCTTGTGGCCACCAtcatgttctttttttatttttaaagtatttcAATTAGGTAGTTGTGTACACAAGACATGTACTTGTGTGAGACTTGTGAATGcatggggagaaaaaaaaattgtgatCCAAAGTTGTTTTCTaccattttaaattatttttgtcTCAGTAAAGATCCCTATGTCAAATAATATGCCAAATAACTTGACAGAAAACACTGTGAACTATGAGCTTCCAGTACTATCAATGTTTTAAGCATCCAAG contains:
- the igf1 gene encoding insulin-like growth factor I → MTSNKLLFVVWRPAGMPGAHFFQGHWCDVLKCTMRCISCTHTLSLVLCVLALTPAVVQAGPETLCGAELVDTLQFVCGERGFYFSKPTGYGPPSRRTHNRGIVDECCFQSCELRRLEMYCAPVKSGKTPRSLRAQRHTDVPKTPKKPVSGHSHPSCKEVHQKNSSRGNTGGRNFRM